In Chitinophaga nivalis, a single genomic region encodes these proteins:
- a CDS encoding TetR/AcrR family transcriptional regulator — translation MPRNKAFDIDHKLTVARDLFWKKGYHATSMHDLVDVLELNRSSIYDTYGNKHTLFLTCLTNYARQKTNEYREAGKGAMTAIAALEDIIRNVVKHIQTDDKSCMMIKTTFELAGEDADVRDVIRRHGLELEGIFVALIKAAQVAGDVVQVKDPHVLARFILSSLSGFWQQALVYRSRKQLQESADFLMTVIKG, via the coding sequence ATGCCACGTAATAAAGCGTTTGACATAGATCATAAATTAACGGTAGCGCGGGATCTCTTCTGGAAGAAGGGATACCATGCCACTTCCATGCACGACCTGGTGGATGTGCTGGAACTGAACCGGAGCAGTATTTATGATACCTATGGTAATAAACATACGCTGTTCCTCACGTGTCTGACCAACTATGCCCGGCAGAAGACAAATGAATACCGGGAAGCCGGTAAGGGAGCAATGACGGCCATCGCGGCGTTGGAAGATATCATTCGTAATGTTGTAAAGCATATCCAGACAGATGACAAATCCTGTATGATGATCAAAACCACTTTTGAACTGGCAGGGGAAGATGCGGATGTGCGGGATGTTATCCGGCGGCATGGGCTGGAGCTGGAAGGCATTTTTGTAGCGCTGATCAAAGCCGCGCAGGTGGCTGGAGATGTGGTGCAGGTAAAAGATCCGCACGTCCTGGCGCGGTTTATATTGTCTTCCTTAAGTGGTTTCTGGCAACAGGCGCTGGTATACCGCAGCCGTAAACAGCTGCAGGAGTCGGCTGATTTTTTAATGACTGTGATAAAGGGATAA
- a CDS encoding nuclear transport factor 2 family protein, with product METNTSIQQVLEKFLQKLLVERNVPGLLELYAEKVDWDIPGNTEVAPWVGSRSTKAEIATFYEQLYAGLEPISFDVRDRFFLDNKAIITGRVVCRIKKTDKIFDSEFTLHVTIENGLIIQYRMLEDSYALVVAATV from the coding sequence ATGGAAACAAATACATCGATTCAACAGGTGCTGGAAAAGTTCTTACAAAAATTGCTCGTAGAAAGAAACGTTCCCGGATTGCTGGAACTGTATGCGGAAAAAGTAGACTGGGATATTCCCGGTAATACGGAAGTGGCGCCCTGGGTAGGCAGTCGTTCTACCAAAGCGGAAATAGCGACTTTCTATGAACAGTTGTACGCCGGCCTGGAGCCCATTTCTTTTGATGTAAGGGACCGGTTTTTCCTGGATAACAAAGCCATTATTACCGGCAGGGTAGTGTGCCGGATTAAAAAAACGGACAAGATTTTTGATTCCGAATTTACCCTTCATGTCACCATTGAGAATGGATTAATTATCCAATACCGCATGCTGGAAGACAGCTATGCCCTGGTAGTGGCAGCCACTGTATAA